A window of Malania oleifera isolate guangnan ecotype guangnan chromosome 5, ASM2987363v1, whole genome shotgun sequence contains these coding sequences:
- the LOC131155868 gene encoding zinc finger BED domain-containing protein RICESLEEPER 2-like, with product MDTINLDFDDECNITPFSDKSEKNSSSINDGTNKKRQRRKTSAAWDEFYLLPIDVDGKQKAKCKKCGAEYVANASTHGTANLRRHINNCPLRDNYDVKQMHMDYGTKLHAKKIEQDVYREKMAIAVIKHCYPFSWVEHEGNRDVHKYLNPDVKPIARNTAKADIINFSHMPPPHSGVALSEKTFSVLKEWGIDRKIFSITLDNATANDSMQDILSSQLSLQAPLVSGGEYFHVRCCAHILNLIVQEGLKVIECVVYNIRESVKYIKGSEGRKLKFEECIKRVGILASISLRLDVPTRWNSTFMMIESALIYRRALIHYALLDANYKYCPSNEEWNRAEVICNFLKPFYDMTKLFSGSDYPTSNLYFSNIWKIQLHLLETMENPDCIVNGMAAK from the exons ATGGATACCATAAACTTAGATTTTGATGATGAGTGTAATATTACTCCATTTTCAGATAAATCTGAAAAGAACAgttcttctatcaatgatggcACTAACAAAAAGAGACAACGTAGAAAGACATCAGCTGCTTGGGATGAATTCTATTTGTTACCTATAgatgttgatggaaaacagaaggCAAAATGTAAAAAATGTGGGGCTGAATATGTTGCTAATGCTTCAACTCATGGGACGGCAAATTTGAGACGCCACATTAATAATTGTCCATTACGTGATAACTATGATGTGAAGCAGATGCACATGGATTACGGAACCAAACTTCATGCGAAAAAAATTGAGCAAGATGTTTATCGTGAGAAGATGGCAATTGCTGTAATAAAACATTGTTATCCTTTTTCATGGGTTGAGCATGAAGGAAAtcgagatgtgcataaatatcttAATCCTGATGTTAAACCAATTGCTAGGAACACTGCTAAAGCTGAT ATTATTAACTTTTCTCACATGCCACCCCCACATTCAGGAGTTGCTTTGTCAGAAAAAACATTTAGTGTATTGAAGGAATGGGGTATTGATAGGAAGATATTTTCCATCACATTGGATAATGCAACTGCTAATGATAGTATGCAAGATATTCTTTCAAGTCAATTGTCTTTGCAAGCACCTTTAGTAAGTGGCGGTGAATATTTTCATGTAAggtgttgtgctcatattttgaatCTTATTGTTCAAGAAGGCTTAAAAGTGATTGAATGTGTTGTGTATAACATTAGAGAAAGTGTCAAGTACATTAAGGGTTCAGAAGGAAGAAAACTTAAGTTTGAAGAGTGCATTAAACGAGTTGGTATACTTGCTTCAATCAGTTTGCGCTTGGATGTACCAACTAGGTGGAATTCAACTTTCATGATGATAGAAAGTGCACTCATATATCGACGGGCTTTAATTCATTATGCTTTACTTGATGCAAATTATAAGTATTGTCCGTCAAATGAAGAGTGGAATAGAGCTGAGGTCATTTGCAATTTCTTGAAGCCATTTTACGACATGACAAAACTCTTCTCGGGTTCGGATTATCCtacatctaatttgtatttttcaaatatatggaaaattcaaTTGCATTTACTTGAAACAATGGAAAATCCGGACTGCATTGTTAATGGTATGGCTGCAAAATGA